In a single window of the Notamacropus eugenii isolate mMacEug1 chromosome 4, mMacEug1.pri_v2, whole genome shotgun sequence genome:
- the B3GNT4 gene encoding N-acetyllactosaminide beta-1,3-N-acetylglucosaminyltransferase 4, producing MGGEQKPRPAPPSAQGPRTWAPGSGLCCSLEAPASVRRGRPGPLLRAEMSRRLGWLALYGLSVTLFTCLLFLKREAKPAQQAGHPMARHPFWAPAVSHHSLCLPNFEVTNASTVLPVRHRLFLTYKHCRNFSTLLEPTGCPADTFLLLAIKSLPAHVDRRAAIRGTWGRVSTLRRGQQLKLVFLLGVGETSPPPQLLAYESQEFDDILQWNFTEDFFNLTLKELHLQRWLATSCPQAQFVLKGDDDVFVHVPNVLEFLEGRDPTQDLFVGDVISEALPNRNTRVKYFIPPSMYRARHYPPYAGGGGYVMSQATVGALRAAVEEVDLFPIDDVFVGMCLKKLGVKPTHHAGFKTFGIRRPLDPLDPCLYKGLLLVHRLSPLEMWTTWALVKDEGLRCAALPALA from the exons ATGGGAGGTGAGCAGAAACCGCGCCCCGCCCCTCCATCAGCCCAGGGGCCGCGTACCTGGGCTCCAGGCTCCGGACTTTGCTGCTCTCTCGAAGCCCCAGCAAGTGTCCGGCGCGGGCGCCCCGGCCCCCTACTCAG GGCTGAAATGTCCCGCAGACTCGGTTGGCTTGCCCTGTACGGTCTGTCGGTGACACTCTTCACATGTCTGCTCTTTTTGAAGAGAGAGGCCAAGCCAGCACAGCAGGCAGGGCACCCTATGGCAAGGCATCCCTTCTGGGCACCCGCAGTGTCCCATCACAGCCTGTGTCTGCCCAACTTTGAAGTGACCAATGCATCCACAGTCCTGCCTGTCCGTCACCGCCTCTTCCTGACCTATAAGCACTGCCGGAACTTCTCTACCCTATTAGAGCCCACAGGCTGCCCTGCAGACACCTTCCTCCTGCTGGCAATTAAATCACTGCCTGCTCATGTGGACCGCCGGGCAGCCATCCGAGGCACCTGGGGCCGGGTCAGCACCCTGCGCAGAGGGCAGCAGCTAAAACTGGTATTTCTCTTGGGAGTGGGGGAAACTTCCCCACCCCCTCAGTTGTTGGCTTATGAGAGTCAGGAGTTTGATGACATTTTACAATGGAACTTCACTGAGGACTTTTTCAACTTGACTCTGAAGGAGCTTCATCTTCAAAGGTGGCTGGCCACCAGCTGTCCCCAGGCTCAGTTTGTCCTCAAAGGGGATGACGATGTCTTTGTCCATGTGCCCAACGTCCTGGAGTTCCTAGAAGGGAGAGACCCCACCCAGGATCTCTTTGTAGGGGACGTGATCAGCGAAGCCCTGCCTAACAGGAACACTAGGGTCAAGTACTTCATCCCCCCATCCATGTACCGTGCTCGCCACTACCCACCCTATGCCGGAGGTGGGGGGTATGTGATGTCCCAGGCAACAGTTGGAGCACTCCGGGCTGCAGTGGAGGAGGTGGATTTATTTCCCATTGACGATGTCTTTGTGGGGATGTGCCTGAAGAAACTGGGAGTGAAGCCGACCCACCACGCAGGATTCAAGACTTTTGGGATCCGACGACCTCTGGACCCCCTAGACCCATGTCTGTACAAGGGGCTCCTGCTGGTGCACCGTCTCAGCCCCCTGGAGATGTGGACTACGTGGGCTTTGGTGAAGGATGAGGGTCTGAGGTGTGCTGCCCTTCCTGCCCTGGCCTAA
- the DIABLO gene encoding diablo IAP-binding mitochondrial protein isoform X1: MAALRGWVLRNLGSFFRQSVPVGAKWRRCRFSDLVGPWHKTVAVGFGVTLCAVPIAQKSETHSLSNEALMRRAISMVTDSTSTFLSQTTYALIEAITEYTRAVYTLVSLYRQYTSLHGKMNSQEEDAVWQVIIGARVEMSSKQEEYLKLETTWMTAVSLSEMAAEAAYQSGADQASVNARNHIQLVKTQIQEVRQLSQTAETKLAEAQTEELRLKCSEKSEEGISPQRPGPGGSLLVNHEEEAYLRED, encoded by the exons ATGGCTGCTTTGAGGGGCTGGGTTCTCCGTAACCTCGGCTCCTTCTTCAG GCAGAGTGTTCCAGTTGGAGCAAAGTGGAGGAGATGCCGTTTCTCAGATTTGGTGGGACCCTGGCACAAAACTGTGGCAGTGGGTTTTGGAGTAACCCTATGTGCAGTTCCTATAGCACAG AAGTCGGAGACACACTCTCTTAGTAATGAAGCACTGATGAGGAGGGCCATTTCCATGGTGACTGACAGCACCTCCACCTTTCTCTCACAAACCACATATGCATTGATTGAAGCCATCACAGAGTACACTAGG GCGGTTTACACATTGGTGTCTCTGTACCGACAATATACAAGTTTACATGGGAAAATGAACTCTCAAGAGGAAGATGCAGTGTGGCAAGTGATCATAGGAGCCAGagttgag ATGTCTTCAAAACAAGAAGAGTACTTAAAGTTAGAAACGACTTGGATGACCGCCGTGAGTCTGTCGGAGATGGCAGCAGAAGCAGCCTACCAGTCAG GTGCTGATCAGGCCTCAGTTAATGCTCGAAATCATATTCAGCTGGTGAAGACTCAAATTCAGGAAGTACGCCAGCTCTCCCAGACAGCTGAGACCAAGTTGGCAGAGGCCCAGACCGAAGAGCTACGCCTCAAATGCTCAGAGAAATCCGAAGAAGGGATCTCACCCCAGCGCCCAGGCCCTGGGGGATCTCTGCTGGTAAACCATGAAGAAGAGGCCTACTTACGGGAGGACTGA
- the DIABLO gene encoding diablo IAP-binding mitochondrial protein isoform X2, whose translation MRRAISMVTDSTSTFLSQTTYALIEAITEYTRAVYTLVSLYRQYTSLHGKMNSQEEDAVWQVIIGARVEMSSKQEEYLKLETTWMTAVSLSEMAAEAAYQSGADQASVNARNHIQLVKTQIQEVRQLSQTAETKLAEAQTEELRLKCSEKSEEGISPQRPGPGGSLLVNHEEEAYLRED comes from the exons ATGAGGAGGGCCATTTCCATGGTGACTGACAGCACCTCCACCTTTCTCTCACAAACCACATATGCATTGATTGAAGCCATCACAGAGTACACTAGG GCGGTTTACACATTGGTGTCTCTGTACCGACAATATACAAGTTTACATGGGAAAATGAACTCTCAAGAGGAAGATGCAGTGTGGCAAGTGATCATAGGAGCCAGagttgag ATGTCTTCAAAACAAGAAGAGTACTTAAAGTTAGAAACGACTTGGATGACCGCCGTGAGTCTGTCGGAGATGGCAGCAGAAGCAGCCTACCAGTCAG GTGCTGATCAGGCCTCAGTTAATGCTCGAAATCATATTCAGCTGGTGAAGACTCAAATTCAGGAAGTACGCCAGCTCTCCCAGACAGCTGAGACCAAGTTGGCAGAGGCCCAGACCGAAGAGCTACGCCTCAAATGCTCAGAGAAATCCGAAGAAGGGATCTCACCCCAGCGCCCAGGCCCTGGGGGATCTCTGCTGGTAAACCATGAAGAAGAGGCCTACTTACGGGAGGACTGA
- the LOC140499329 gene encoding uncharacterized protein, with protein sequence MQREPGCQQRTAGRGSSSLSLGPSRRALPERGRSRSGVAMRSSWAVHVLRTLRELLAFVLLSYTVLIGALLLAGWTTYFLVLK encoded by the coding sequence ATGCAGAGAGAGCCGGGCTGCCAACAGCGGACGGCGGGCCGGGGCTCCAGCTCGCTTTCTCTCGGCCCTTCCCGCAGGGCGCTCCCGGAGCGAGGGCGCTCCCGGAGCGGGGTCGCGATGCGGTCCTCGTGGGCGGTGCACGTGCTGCGGACGCTGCGGGAGCTGCTGGCCTTCGTGCTGCTCAGCTACACCGTGCTGATCGGGGCGCTGCTGCTGGCCGGCTGGACCACCTACTTCCTGGTGCTGAAGTGA